The following are from one region of the Dromaius novaehollandiae isolate bDroNov1 chromosome 26, bDroNov1.hap1, whole genome shotgun sequence genome:
- the NPM2 gene encoding nucleoplasmin-2 isoform X1 — MSLTDSIDIDSKSEKPMSLIWGCELSSEKDSYTFQVPDEWQYEQQLALRTICLGEKARDEFHVVEIVPTEDGEAPRAPVPLATLKPSVLPMATLVGVELTPPVTFRLRAGSGPVYISGQHVSLMPSLSWEEEEEVEEEESAEESPEKPPKVQAAKKGSVAKKRRLEKEEELNDVSSEDPLPSKGRGAGRGKKPAAKK, encoded by the exons ATGTCTCTCACTGACAGCATCGACATCGACAGCAAGTCCGAGAAGCCCATGTCCCTGATCTGGG GCTGCGAGCTGAGCAGCGAGAAGGACTCCTACACCTTCCAGGTGCCGGACGAGTGGCAGTACGAGCAGCAGCTGGCCCTGCGGACG ATCTGCCTGGGGGAGAAGGCCAGGGATGAGTTCCACGTGGTGGAGATCGTGCCGACAGAGGACGGTGAGGCCCCCCGTGCCCCGGTGCCGCTCGCCACCCTGAAGCCCTCGGTGCTGCCGATG GCCACCCTGGTGGGAGTGGAGCTGACGCCTCCCGTCACCTTCCGCTTGAGAGCCGGCTCCGGCCCCGTCTACATCAGCGGGCAGCACGTCTCCT TGATGCCGAGCCTgtcctgggaggaggaggaggaggtggaggaggaagagtctGCGGAGGAGTCCCCCGAGAAGCCCCCCAAGGTCCAGGCTGCCAAGAAGGGCAGCGTTGCCAAG AAGAGGaggctggagaaggaggaagagct GAACGACGTCTCCTCCGAGGATCCCCTTCCCAGCAAG GGgcgaggagcaggcaggggcaAGAAGCCAGCAGCAAAGAAGTAG
- the NPM2 gene encoding nucleoplasmin-2 isoform X2, whose product MSLTDSIDIDSKSEKPMSLIWGCELSSEKDSYTFQVPDEWQYEQQLALRTICLGEKARDEFHVVEIVPTEDGEAPRAPVPLATLKPSVLPMATLVGVELTPPVTFRLRAGSGPVYISGQHVSLMPSLSWEEEEEVEEEESAEESPEKPPKVQAAKKGSVAKRRLEKEEELNDVSSEDPLPSKGRGAGRGKKPAAKK is encoded by the exons ATGTCTCTCACTGACAGCATCGACATCGACAGCAAGTCCGAGAAGCCCATGTCCCTGATCTGGG GCTGCGAGCTGAGCAGCGAGAAGGACTCCTACACCTTCCAGGTGCCGGACGAGTGGCAGTACGAGCAGCAGCTGGCCCTGCGGACG ATCTGCCTGGGGGAGAAGGCCAGGGATGAGTTCCACGTGGTGGAGATCGTGCCGACAGAGGACGGTGAGGCCCCCCGTGCCCCGGTGCCGCTCGCCACCCTGAAGCCCTCGGTGCTGCCGATG GCCACCCTGGTGGGAGTGGAGCTGACGCCTCCCGTCACCTTCCGCTTGAGAGCCGGCTCCGGCCCCGTCTACATCAGCGGGCAGCACGTCTCCT TGATGCCGAGCCTgtcctgggaggaggaggaggaggtggaggaggaagagtctGCGGAGGAGTCCCCCGAGAAGCCCCCCAAGGTCCAGGCTGCCAAGAAGGGCAGCGTTGCCAAG AGGaggctggagaaggaggaagagct GAACGACGTCTCCTCCGAGGATCCCCTTCCCAGCAAG GGgcgaggagcaggcaggggcaAGAAGCCAGCAGCAAAGAAGTAG